The genomic stretch CACAAGCTCCAGCCCGACTACTGGGACTTCATGTACTTCTCGTTCACGATCGCGGTGGCCTCGCAAACCTCCGACGTCGTGCTGCGCTCGCGTACGATGCGCCGCGCGGCGCTCGCGCAGTCGATCCTGTCGTTCTACTTCAACGTCGCCGTACTTGGCTTGTGCGTGAACATCGCGGCAGGCCTGGTCGGTTCGTGACACTGTCGCGCCGCCGGTTTCTGATCACCGCTCCCCATTCTGCAAGCCCCGTGTAAAACCCGGACGACGTCCGCCCGTTTTACACGCGGCCCGTTAGCCAACACCTGCCATCCCCGCTGCGCCCCACCCTTCGGGCGCACGCTTCGCACGCCCACGCCCCGGCCGAAAACTTGCTGGCACAGCGTTTGCTGTGGTTCGCAGCGTATTGCCAATCGATCTGGCCAGCCCCCGTCCAATCGACGTCTGGCGTCGAAGCACCCATTACTGGCCAGCGGGACGACGATCTTTGCACTACATTGACCAGTACGCGCCCTCGCGTCACGCATCGCGCGGTATCCGGCTCTGGAAGCCCAATGAGCGCTGTGATCGCATGCCAATTGCATCCACACCGCAGCAGGACGAATCTGGAAAAGACCGATGGAATCTCCAAACGGGTACGCGCCACGGATCTACTTTTTTCATTCGCTTCTCGTTGGGCCACTCGATGCCTGGCCTGCGCAGTTCGCTCACGCAGCCGCGCTGGGCTTCGATCATGCGCTGATCGGCAGCATCTTCGAGCCGGGCCGGGCAGGACACGGACAGGTGGTCGGCGATCACAGCCGGCTGCATCCGGTATTCAACACGCAGCAACCGGCCACCGCGGCAATCAGGGCTCTCGCGGACGCCGCCCGTCAGAAAGGCTTGACCCTGCTGGTCGATCTCGTGATCGACCGGATGGCCGCCGATGGCGCGCTGTACGCCGAACATGCCGGATGGTTCCACCCATTCGAGTCTGAAGAGGCGCGGCTCGACCCACGCCATGCGCATCGCGAGGACAACGTCGCCTACGCGAACTTCAACGACGCCCACAGCAGCACGGCGCTAACCGGCTGGTGGACGCGTCAGCTGCTGGCGCTGGCCGACGCGGGCGTCGGCGGCTTCCGTTTCGATTCGCCGCATCGCGTGCCGGCTGCCGTCTGGCGGCAACTCGGCGACGCGGTGCGCGCGCAGCATCCGGATGTGCGCTTCCTGGCCGCGACGCCGGGTCTGACACGCGGCGATCTGCTCGGTCTCGAAGGCGTAGGCTTCGACAGCGTGTTCTCGTCGGTGCGCTGGTGGGACTTCCGCGCCAGCTGGATGACCGAAGAGCATGCAGCGCTGGCGCGCATCGGCGCGCCGATCGCGTTTCCCGAAGTTCCTTACGGCACGCGCCTCGCTGCCGATCTGAGCGATGCGCACGACGCCGCCGTGGTCGAGCGGGCTTACCGGCGCGCGCTGTTTGTAGCGGCCTCGACCGGCACCGGCTGGATGATGCCGATGGGTTTCGAATACGGCATCACGGAGCCGATGTGGCAAACGCACGGCGACCCGTCGCGATATGCCCTCGCTTGTCAGTCGAAACAGTTCGATCTCTCGGAACGGATCACGCATGCGAACGCAGTCGTACGCGATACGAAAACGCTGCACGCCAACGGCGAACTGCGTCCGTTGAGCGGGCCGGGCGCGCCGGCCGCCGTGCTGCTGCGCGCCGACCAGCCGGACCTGCGCAATGCCGGCGAAGCCGTCCTGATCGCGATCAATCCCGAACTCGGCGCGCCGGTACACGTCGATCCGGCGCGCTTCCTCGCGGGCGTGCCGGGCAATTTCACACGCTTCGTCCCGCTCGAGGCGCCTGGTCATGTCACGCCGGCCGGCTTGACGCCGTTCACGCTCGCTCCCGGCGCATGTCACCTGTTCCGCGCCGTGGCAGACCAGCCGATCCGTCTCGCACCGCCGATCGATAAGGCAAGCAGCAGGCTCAGCGGCCATAAGACCGTGCTCGACGCGATTGCCGCGCCGCGCGTGGCAATCGAAAGCGTGACGCCCTCGGTCGATAACGGACGCTTTCCGGTCAAGCGCGCGGTGGGCGAGCGCGTCGAGATCGGCGCGGCGATCTTCGCCGAAGGTCACGACAAGATCGCCGCCGCCGTAGTCTGGCGCGCCGCCGACGAAACCGCATGGCATGAAGTGCCGATGGTCCCGGCGCCACCGGCCGGCCTCGACCTCTGGCGCGCGCGCATCCCGCTCGAACGCCTCGGCCGCCACGAGTTCACCGTGATCGCGTGGCGCGACGACTTCGCCTCGCTGGTCGAGCATGTCGAGAAGAAGCTGAAGGCCGGCCAAACCGTCGAACTGGAACTCGAAGAAGCCGCGCATCTGTTCGCGCTCGTGCTAGCCGAAGTGGAAACGTCTGATGGCGCGGTGACCGGGCCGCTCGAACAAATCGTCAGAGACTTCACCAAGGCCGACTCCGACGCGAAGCTCGCGCTGATCCTCGCGCCGGCTACGGCGAAGGCGATGACCGCCGCGCGGCACCGCCCGTTCCTGAGCCGCGATCCGATCATCTACAAGATCGAAGCCGAACGCACCGCCGCGCGCTTCGCGAGCTGGT from Paraburkholderia sp. IMGN_8 encodes the following:
- a CDS encoding maltotransferase domain-containing protein; the protein is MESPNGYAPRIYFFHSLLVGPLDAWPAQFAHAAALGFDHALIGSIFEPGRAGHGQVVGDHSRLHPVFNTQQPATAAIRALADAARQKGLTLLVDLVIDRMAADGALYAEHAGWFHPFESEEARLDPRHAHREDNVAYANFNDAHSSTALTGWWTRQLLALADAGVGGFRFDSPHRVPAAVWRQLGDAVRAQHPDVRFLAATPGLTRGDLLGLEGVGFDSVFSSVRWWDFRASWMTEEHAALARIGAPIAFPEVPYGTRLAADLSDAHDAAVVERAYRRALFVAASTGTGWMMPMGFEYGITEPMWQTHGDPSRYALACQSKQFDLSERITHANAVVRDTKTLHANGELRPLSGPGAPAAVLLRADQPDLRNAGEAVLIAINPELGAPVHVDPARFLAGVPGNFTRFVPLEAPGHVTPAGLTPFTLAPGACHLFRAVADQPIRLAPPIDKASSRLSGHKTVLDAIAAPRVAIESVTPSVDNGRFPVKRAVGERVEIGAAIFAEGHDKIAAAVVWRAADETAWHEVPMVPAPPAGLDLWRARIPLERLGRHEFTVIAWRDDFASLVEHVEKKLKAGQTVELELEEAAHLFALVLAEVETSDGAVTGPLEQIVRDFTKADSDAKLALILAPATAKAMTAARHRPFLSRDPIIYKIEAERTAARFASWYEIFPRSMSDDESRHGTFADVITKLPRVRDMGFDVLYFPPIHPIGLANRKGRNNTLNAQPGDVGSPYAIGAAEGGYTAVHPQLGTLDDFKKMLAAAQAHGLEIALDFAIQCSPDHPWLKEHPTWFAWRPDGTLRYAENPPKKYQDIVNPDFYAHDARPDLWLALRDVILFWIEAGVHIFRVDNPHTKPLPFWEWMIDDVRSRYPDTIFLAEAFTRPRMMNRLGKIGFSQSYTYFTWRESKRDFIDYMTELTQTNARDFYRPNFFVNTPDINPRHLQSSGRSGFLIRAALAATLAGLWGVYCGFELCEAAALPNSEEYHDSEKYQLRAWDWHRPGNIVGEISALNRIRRANPALQTHLGLTFLPAHNDHVLFFEKATEARDNVILVAINLDPFNEQGADIELSWDTFKRWNLHDHDALEVTDQMTGARFEWHGRWQHVQLGSGQPFSIWRIAPLGGLPADRPDDADSDYHADDAGNPILMEGAT